One Aegilops tauschii subsp. strangulata cultivar AL8/78 chromosome 7, Aet v6.0, whole genome shotgun sequence genomic window carries:
- the LOC109746087 gene encoding putative FBD-associated F-box protein At5g50270 isoform X2: protein MAGAGEDESAPPPPSALLDQKPMEETAAAAGKLTRLEHEHGAPDETSFRMEDLPAEVQPVIMSQLPLKEAVRTSIVSRSWRMLWTFHSDLCFDGPTPNDLDSDTDDKFAGQDSTKMKRAKFIETVNSVIQQHSGIGINKFSVRCGMHKEYTDHLDRWIGFATSSKAKIIHFNLKKIYQPFEFHHFPLEALDSQGCSFVQSLFLASVSIKPNSVISGFTILRRLVLEFVKILGDFPGLLAKCSGLEDLEIIGCYGVDNLIVPHKLDKLQHLLIAGMDIQMVEFHATDLAHFEYKGRVIPIVLHGCSKLEKATMKFNGTKALAHTFTAVPSILSVKTLHLQAFISKYAQKLPARQQGMFLHLRHMTCQLIVNSNDPNGDNGILQLANCLDVAPRLETLHLHMLCAISSSFSSGEVAGMRRHDHLKTVFMSGFRCYKAQIELACCILRNASVLEQLIIEPRITDKVWAGDCSEWNTDLGQILPGVCEWAQVTSERFRKVISVVGASHHTTEASLAQ, encoded by the exons ATGgccggagccggggaagacgaaTCAGCTCCCCCTCCTCCTTCTGCACTACTAGATCAGAAG CCCATGGAAGAGACGGCGGCGGCAGCAGGCAAGCTCACCAGGCTGGAGCACGAGCACGGCGCCCCCGACGAGACGTCCTTCCGCATGGAGGACCTTCCCGCG GAAGTTCAACCTGTTATAATGTCACAGCTGCCACTGAAAGAGGCTGTGAGGACCAGCATTGTTTCAAGGAGTTGGAGAATGCTCTGGACATTCCACTCTGATCTATGTTTTGATGGTCCCACTCCCAATGATCTGGATTCTGACACCGATGACAAGTTCGCTGGTCAGGATAGTACCAAAATGAAACGAGCAAAGTTCATTGAGACTGTAAATTCGGTTATTCAACAGCACAGCGGGATAGGAATCAATAAGTTCAGCGTCAGGTGCGGCATGCACAAAGAGTACACTGATCATCTTGACAGGTGGATTGGGTTTGCCACTTCATCAAAGGCAAAGATAATACATTTTAATCTGAAGAAAATTTATCAGCCATTCGAATTTCACCACTTCCCTCTTGAGGCCTTAGATTCACAAGGTTGCTCATTTGTGCAGTCCTTATTTCTCGCCAGTGTTTCTATAAAGCCAAACTCAGTAATATCTGGCTTTACAATACTCAGAAGGCTTGTTCTGGAATTTGTTAAGATATTAGGAGATTTTCCAGGTTTGCTAGCAAAATGTTCAGGACTTGAGGACTTAGAGATCATCGGGTGCTATGGTGTGGACAACTTAATCGTACCACACAAACTCGATAAACTTCAACATTTGCTGATCGCCGGAATGGACATCCAGATGGTTGAGTTTCATGCTACTGATCTTGCTCATTTTGAGTACAAAGGGCGAGTGATCCCTATAGTCCTTCATGGTTGCTCGAAACTAGAGAAGGCAACAATGAAGTTTAATGGCACTAAAGCACTGGCACATACATTCACTGCAGTTCCAAGCATTTTGTCAGTGAAGACATTACATCTGCAAGCATTCATATCAAAATATGCACAG AAGCTGCCAGCAAGACAACAGGGAATGTTTTTGCATTTGAGGCATATGACTTGTCAATTAATCGTCAACTCTAACGACCCAAATGGTGATAATGGAATTCTTCAGCTGGCCAATTGTTTGGATGTTGCACCCAGACTGGAGACGTTGCACTTGCAT ATGCTCTGTGCGATATCCAGTAGTTTCtccagcggtgaggtggcgggtATGCGCCGCCATGATCATCTCAAGACGGTCTTCATGAGCGGTTTTCGATGTTACAAGGCTCAGATTGAGCTGGCATGCTGTATCTTGAGAAATGCTTCTGTTCTTGAGCAGCTGATAATAGAACCAAGGATTACAGACAAAGTATGGGCGGGTGATTGTTCCGAGTGGAATACTGACCTTGGCCAAATCTTACCAGGGGTCTGTGAGTGGGCACAGGTCACCTCGGAGCGCTTCCGTAAGGTGATTTCCGTTGTAGGTGCCTCCCATCACA CAACGGAGGCTTCTTTGGCCCAGTAA
- the LOC120961804 gene encoding F-box/FBD/LRR-repeat protein At2g04230 isoform X2: MAGAGEDDAAPPPPSPDRQPMEEAAAAAKRSRSENHHGLADGPSFRMEDLPAEVQPVIISLLPLKEAVRTSIVSRSWTTLWRFHCDLCFDVDSNTDDNSAHQVNGTGTNDQSTNRYNTKITRAKFMETVNSVIQRHSGIGINKFSISCDLHKEDSHHLDKWIRFAASSKAKIIDFHRKISDYRVEEAPHFPLEALDAQGSSFVQSLSLASVSIKPRSGICRFTILRRLVLSSVQIFGDFPGLLAKCSRLEDLEIKWCSGVDDLIVPHTLDKLQHLLIAGMDVQMVEFHATDLAHFEYKGRVTPIVLHGCLKLEKATIAFEASNVLPHAFNVIPSISPVKILIVRAFISKYGQSLELPLRPQGMFMHLRHMTCKIIVLARDVNDYNGVLQLAHWLDSAPRLETLDLHMSYLRSGAFVSAEVAGVEAPCMRRHDHLKTVFMSGFQCYKSQIELACCILGNASVLEQLTVEAIWGDDDYGRICEWAEVTSKRFGKVITVLDAPLNSE, encoded by the exons ATGgccggagccggggaagacgacgcagctcctcctcccccttctcCAGATCGACAG CCCAtggaagaggcggcggcggcggccaagcGGAGCCGGTCGGAGAACCACCATGGCCTCGCCGACGGGCCGTCCTTCCGGATGGAGGACCTTCCGGCG GAGGTTCAGCCGGTTATAATCTCACTGCTCCCACTGAAAGAGGCCGTGAGGACGAGCATTGTTTCAAGAAGTTGGACAACGCTCTGGAGATTCCACTGCGACCTATGTTTTGATGTGGATTCTAACACCGATGACAATTCCGCTCATCAGGTCAATGGCACTGGCACCAATGACCAATCCACTAATCGGTATAATACCAAAATAACACGGGCAAAGTTCATGGAGACTGTAAATTCCGTTATTCAACGGCATAGTGGGATAGGAATCAATAAGTTCAGTATCAGCTGTGACCTGCACAAAGAGGACTCTCATCATCTTGACAAGTGGATTCGGTTTGCCGCTTCATCAAAGGCAAAAATAATAGATTTTCATCGGAAGATATCTGATTACCGAGTTGAAGAAGCTCCCCACTTTCCTCTTGAGGCCTTAGATGCTCAAGGTAGCTCATTTGTGCAGTCCTTGTCTCTCGCCAGTGTTTCTATAAAGCCACGCTCAGGAATATGCCGCTTTACAATACTCAGAAGGCTTGTTTTGAGCTCTGTTCAGATATTTGGAGATTTTCCAGGCTTGCTTGCAAAATGTTCAAGACTTGAGGACTTAGAGATCAAATGGTGTTCTGGTGTGGATGACTTAATCGTACCACACACACTCGATAAACTTCAACATTTGCTGATTGCCGGAATGGACGTCCAGATGGTTGAGTTTCATGCTACTGATCTTGCTCACTTTGAGTACAAAGGCCGAGTAACCCCTATAGTGCTTCATGGTTGCTTAAAACTAGAGAAGGCAACAATTGCGTTTGAGGCCTCTAATGTACTGCCCCATGCATTCAATGTAATTCCAAGCATTTCCCCAGTGAAGATATTAATTGTGCGAGCTTTTATATCAAAATATGGACAG TCCCTGGAGCTGCCATTAAGACCACAGGGCATGTTTATGCATCTGAGGCATATGACTTGTAAAATTATCGTCCTTGCTAGAGATGTAAATGACTATAATGGAGTTCTTCAACTGGCCCATTGGTTGGACAGTGCACCGCGACTGGAGACATTGGACTTGCAT ATGTCCTATCTGAGGTCCGGTGCTTTCGTAAGTGCCGAGGTGGCGGGAGTGGAAGCTCCCTGTATGCGTCGCCATGATCATCTCAAGACGGTCTTCATGAGTGGGTTTCAGTGTTACAAGTCTCAGATTGAGCTGGCGTGCTGTATCCTGGGAAATGCTTCTGTTCTTGAGCAGCTGACAGTAGAAGCAATATGGGGTGATGATGATTACGGGCGGATCTGTGAATGGGCAGAGGTAACCTCGAAGCGCTTTGGTAAGGTGATCACTGTCTTAGATGCCCCCCTTAACAGTGAGTAA
- the LOC120961804 gene encoding uncharacterized protein isoform X4 translates to MAGAGEDDAAPPPPSPDRQPMEEAAAAAKRSRSENHHGLADGPSFRMEDLPASLELPLRPQGMFMHLRHMTCKIIVLARDVNDYNGVLQLAHWLDSAPRLETLDLHMSYLRSGAFVSAEVAGVEAPCMRRHDHLKTVFMSGFQCYKSQIELACCILGNASVLEQLTVEAIWGDDDYGRICEWAEVTSKRFGKVITVLDAPLNSE, encoded by the exons ATGgccggagccggggaagacgacgcagctcctcctcccccttctcCAGATCGACAG CCCAtggaagaggcggcggcggcggccaagcGGAGCCGGTCGGAGAACCACCATGGCCTCGCCGACGGGCCGTCCTTCCGGATGGAGGACCTTCCGGCG TCCCTGGAGCTGCCATTAAGACCACAGGGCATGTTTATGCATCTGAGGCATATGACTTGTAAAATTATCGTCCTTGCTAGAGATGTAAATGACTATAATGGAGTTCTTCAACTGGCCCATTGGTTGGACAGTGCACCGCGACTGGAGACATTGGACTTGCAT ATGTCCTATCTGAGGTCCGGTGCTTTCGTAAGTGCCGAGGTGGCGGGAGTGGAAGCTCCCTGTATGCGTCGCCATGATCATCTCAAGACGGTCTTCATGAGTGGGTTTCAGTGTTACAAGTCTCAGATTGAGCTGGCGTGCTGTATCCTGGGAAATGCTTCTGTTCTTGAGCAGCTGACAGTAGAAGCAATATGGGGTGATGATGATTACGGGCGGATCTGTGAATGGGCAGAGGTAACCTCGAAGCGCTTTGGTAAGGTGATCACTGTCTTAGATGCCCCCCTTAACAGTGAGTAA
- the LOC120961804 gene encoding F-box/FBD/LRR-repeat protein At2g04230 isoform X1, translating into MAGAGEDDAAPPPPSPDRQQPMEEAAAAAKRSRSENHHGLADGPSFRMEDLPAEVQPVIISLLPLKEAVRTSIVSRSWTTLWRFHCDLCFDVDSNTDDNSAHQVNGTGTNDQSTNRYNTKITRAKFMETVNSVIQRHSGIGINKFSISCDLHKEDSHHLDKWIRFAASSKAKIIDFHRKISDYRVEEAPHFPLEALDAQGSSFVQSLSLASVSIKPRSGICRFTILRRLVLSSVQIFGDFPGLLAKCSRLEDLEIKWCSGVDDLIVPHTLDKLQHLLIAGMDVQMVEFHATDLAHFEYKGRVTPIVLHGCLKLEKATIAFEASNVLPHAFNVIPSISPVKILIVRAFISKYGQSLELPLRPQGMFMHLRHMTCKIIVLARDVNDYNGVLQLAHWLDSAPRLETLDLHMSYLRSGAFVSAEVAGVEAPCMRRHDHLKTVFMSGFQCYKSQIELACCILGNASVLEQLTVEAIWGDDDYGRICEWAEVTSKRFGKVITVLDAPLNSE; encoded by the exons ATGgccggagccggggaagacgacgcagctcctcctcccccttctcCAGATCGACAG CAGCCCAtggaagaggcggcggcggcggccaagcGGAGCCGGTCGGAGAACCACCATGGCCTCGCCGACGGGCCGTCCTTCCGGATGGAGGACCTTCCGGCG GAGGTTCAGCCGGTTATAATCTCACTGCTCCCACTGAAAGAGGCCGTGAGGACGAGCATTGTTTCAAGAAGTTGGACAACGCTCTGGAGATTCCACTGCGACCTATGTTTTGATGTGGATTCTAACACCGATGACAATTCCGCTCATCAGGTCAATGGCACTGGCACCAATGACCAATCCACTAATCGGTATAATACCAAAATAACACGGGCAAAGTTCATGGAGACTGTAAATTCCGTTATTCAACGGCATAGTGGGATAGGAATCAATAAGTTCAGTATCAGCTGTGACCTGCACAAAGAGGACTCTCATCATCTTGACAAGTGGATTCGGTTTGCCGCTTCATCAAAGGCAAAAATAATAGATTTTCATCGGAAGATATCTGATTACCGAGTTGAAGAAGCTCCCCACTTTCCTCTTGAGGCCTTAGATGCTCAAGGTAGCTCATTTGTGCAGTCCTTGTCTCTCGCCAGTGTTTCTATAAAGCCACGCTCAGGAATATGCCGCTTTACAATACTCAGAAGGCTTGTTTTGAGCTCTGTTCAGATATTTGGAGATTTTCCAGGCTTGCTTGCAAAATGTTCAAGACTTGAGGACTTAGAGATCAAATGGTGTTCTGGTGTGGATGACTTAATCGTACCACACACACTCGATAAACTTCAACATTTGCTGATTGCCGGAATGGACGTCCAGATGGTTGAGTTTCATGCTACTGATCTTGCTCACTTTGAGTACAAAGGCCGAGTAACCCCTATAGTGCTTCATGGTTGCTTAAAACTAGAGAAGGCAACAATTGCGTTTGAGGCCTCTAATGTACTGCCCCATGCATTCAATGTAATTCCAAGCATTTCCCCAGTGAAGATATTAATTGTGCGAGCTTTTATATCAAAATATGGACAG TCCCTGGAGCTGCCATTAAGACCACAGGGCATGTTTATGCATCTGAGGCATATGACTTGTAAAATTATCGTCCTTGCTAGAGATGTAAATGACTATAATGGAGTTCTTCAACTGGCCCATTGGTTGGACAGTGCACCGCGACTGGAGACATTGGACTTGCAT ATGTCCTATCTGAGGTCCGGTGCTTTCGTAAGTGCCGAGGTGGCGGGAGTGGAAGCTCCCTGTATGCGTCGCCATGATCATCTCAAGACGGTCTTCATGAGTGGGTTTCAGTGTTACAAGTCTCAGATTGAGCTGGCGTGCTGTATCCTGGGAAATGCTTCTGTTCTTGAGCAGCTGACAGTAGAAGCAATATGGGGTGATGATGATTACGGGCGGATCTGTGAATGGGCAGAGGTAACCTCGAAGCGCTTTGGTAAGGTGATCACTGTCTTAGATGCCCCCCTTAACAGTGAGTAA
- the LOC109746087 gene encoding putative FBD-associated F-box protein At5g50270 isoform X1, translating to MAGAGEDESAPPPPSALLDQKQPMEETAAAAGKLTRLEHEHGAPDETSFRMEDLPAEVQPVIMSQLPLKEAVRTSIVSRSWRMLWTFHSDLCFDGPTPNDLDSDTDDKFAGQDSTKMKRAKFIETVNSVIQQHSGIGINKFSVRCGMHKEYTDHLDRWIGFATSSKAKIIHFNLKKIYQPFEFHHFPLEALDSQGCSFVQSLFLASVSIKPNSVISGFTILRRLVLEFVKILGDFPGLLAKCSGLEDLEIIGCYGVDNLIVPHKLDKLQHLLIAGMDIQMVEFHATDLAHFEYKGRVIPIVLHGCSKLEKATMKFNGTKALAHTFTAVPSILSVKTLHLQAFISKYAQKLPARQQGMFLHLRHMTCQLIVNSNDPNGDNGILQLANCLDVAPRLETLHLHMLCAISSSFSSGEVAGMRRHDHLKTVFMSGFRCYKAQIELACCILRNASVLEQLIIEPRITDKVWAGDCSEWNTDLGQILPGVCEWAQVTSERFRKVISVVGASHHTTEASLAQ from the exons ATGgccggagccggggaagacgaaTCAGCTCCCCCTCCTCCTTCTGCACTACTAGATCAGAAG CAGCCCATGGAAGAGACGGCGGCGGCAGCAGGCAAGCTCACCAGGCTGGAGCACGAGCACGGCGCCCCCGACGAGACGTCCTTCCGCATGGAGGACCTTCCCGCG GAAGTTCAACCTGTTATAATGTCACAGCTGCCACTGAAAGAGGCTGTGAGGACCAGCATTGTTTCAAGGAGTTGGAGAATGCTCTGGACATTCCACTCTGATCTATGTTTTGATGGTCCCACTCCCAATGATCTGGATTCTGACACCGATGACAAGTTCGCTGGTCAGGATAGTACCAAAATGAAACGAGCAAAGTTCATTGAGACTGTAAATTCGGTTATTCAACAGCACAGCGGGATAGGAATCAATAAGTTCAGCGTCAGGTGCGGCATGCACAAAGAGTACACTGATCATCTTGACAGGTGGATTGGGTTTGCCACTTCATCAAAGGCAAAGATAATACATTTTAATCTGAAGAAAATTTATCAGCCATTCGAATTTCACCACTTCCCTCTTGAGGCCTTAGATTCACAAGGTTGCTCATTTGTGCAGTCCTTATTTCTCGCCAGTGTTTCTATAAAGCCAAACTCAGTAATATCTGGCTTTACAATACTCAGAAGGCTTGTTCTGGAATTTGTTAAGATATTAGGAGATTTTCCAGGTTTGCTAGCAAAATGTTCAGGACTTGAGGACTTAGAGATCATCGGGTGCTATGGTGTGGACAACTTAATCGTACCACACAAACTCGATAAACTTCAACATTTGCTGATCGCCGGAATGGACATCCAGATGGTTGAGTTTCATGCTACTGATCTTGCTCATTTTGAGTACAAAGGGCGAGTGATCCCTATAGTCCTTCATGGTTGCTCGAAACTAGAGAAGGCAACAATGAAGTTTAATGGCACTAAAGCACTGGCACATACATTCACTGCAGTTCCAAGCATTTTGTCAGTGAAGACATTACATCTGCAAGCATTCATATCAAAATATGCACAG AAGCTGCCAGCAAGACAACAGGGAATGTTTTTGCATTTGAGGCATATGACTTGTCAATTAATCGTCAACTCTAACGACCCAAATGGTGATAATGGAATTCTTCAGCTGGCCAATTGTTTGGATGTTGCACCCAGACTGGAGACGTTGCACTTGCAT ATGCTCTGTGCGATATCCAGTAGTTTCtccagcggtgaggtggcgggtATGCGCCGCCATGATCATCTCAAGACGGTCTTCATGAGCGGTTTTCGATGTTACAAGGCTCAGATTGAGCTGGCATGCTGTATCTTGAGAAATGCTTCTGTTCTTGAGCAGCTGATAATAGAACCAAGGATTACAGACAAAGTATGGGCGGGTGATTGTTCCGAGTGGAATACTGACCTTGGCCAAATCTTACCAGGGGTCTGTGAGTGGGCACAGGTCACCTCGGAGCGCTTCCGTAAGGTGATTTCCGTTGTAGGTGCCTCCCATCACA CAACGGAGGCTTCTTTGGCCCAGTAA
- the LOC109746088 gene encoding thaumatin-like protein 1b isoform X2 — MGGALLLPLLSLLCFGFLKGARPSTFTVKNNCAYTVWPGILSNAGVAPPSTTGFALSPGESRAVAVADGWSGRMWGRTLCVQSSSSGAGFACATGDCGSGTVECSGRGAAPPATLAEFTLASIGGDDFYDVSLVDGFNLPVLVAPANGSCPTTDCPTDLNAQCPPELRVIVAGATVACRSACEAFGTEAYCCNGAHGTPAACAPTGYSRLFKAACPRAYSYAYDDATSTFTCAGGSAGYGVVFCPAGGSRMKYAEMRPAQKRQIHGLGG; from the exons ATGGGAGGAGCACTTCTTCTCCCTCTGCTCTCTCTGCTCTGCTTCGGCTTCCTCAAAG GAGCAAGGCCTTCGACGTTCACAGTGAAGAACAACTGCGCCTATACTGTGTGGCCGGGCATCCTCTCCAACGCCGGCGTGGCGCCGCCGTCCACCACCGGCTTCGCGCTCTCCCCGGGCGAGTCCCGTGCCGTGGCCGTCGCCGATGGCTGGTCCGGCCGCATGTGGGGCCGCACGCTCTGCGTGCAGAGCTCCTCCTCTGGCGCCGGCTTCGCCTGTGCTACCGGTGACTGCGGCTCTGGCACAGTCGAGTGCTCCGGCCGCGGCGCCGCTCCGCCGGCCACGCTGGCCGAGTTCACGCTCGCTTCCATCGGAGGCGACGACTTCTACGACGTGAGCCTCGTCGACGGCTTCAACCTGCCGGTGCTGGTCGCGCCGGCAAACGGGAGCTGCCCGACCACAGACTGCCCCACCGATCTGAACGCGCAGTGCCCGCCGGAGCTGCGCGTCATCGTGGCCGGCGCGACGGTGGCGTGCCGGAGCGCGTGCGAGGCGTTCGGGACGGAGGCGTACTGCTGCAACGGCGCGCACGGGACGCCGGCGGCGTGCGCGCCCACGGGCTACTCGCGGCTGTTCAAGGCCGCGTGCCCGCGCGCCTACAGCTACGCCTACGACGACGCGACGTCCACGTTCACGTGCGCCGGCGGCAGTGCCGGCTACGGCGTCGTGTTCTGCCCCGCCGGCGGGTCGAG GATGAAATACGCTGAAATGCGACCTgcacaaaaaagacaaattcatggTCTGGGAGGGTGA
- the LOC120961804 gene encoding uncharacterized protein isoform X3: MAGAGEDDAAPPPPSPDRQQPMEEAAAAAKRSRSENHHGLADGPSFRMEDLPASLELPLRPQGMFMHLRHMTCKIIVLARDVNDYNGVLQLAHWLDSAPRLETLDLHMSYLRSGAFVSAEVAGVEAPCMRRHDHLKTVFMSGFQCYKSQIELACCILGNASVLEQLTVEAIWGDDDYGRICEWAEVTSKRFGKVITVLDAPLNSE, translated from the exons ATGgccggagccggggaagacgacgcagctcctcctcccccttctcCAGATCGACAG CAGCCCAtggaagaggcggcggcggcggccaagcGGAGCCGGTCGGAGAACCACCATGGCCTCGCCGACGGGCCGTCCTTCCGGATGGAGGACCTTCCGGCG TCCCTGGAGCTGCCATTAAGACCACAGGGCATGTTTATGCATCTGAGGCATATGACTTGTAAAATTATCGTCCTTGCTAGAGATGTAAATGACTATAATGGAGTTCTTCAACTGGCCCATTGGTTGGACAGTGCACCGCGACTGGAGACATTGGACTTGCAT ATGTCCTATCTGAGGTCCGGTGCTTTCGTAAGTGCCGAGGTGGCGGGAGTGGAAGCTCCCTGTATGCGTCGCCATGATCATCTCAAGACGGTCTTCATGAGTGGGTTTCAGTGTTACAAGTCTCAGATTGAGCTGGCGTGCTGTATCCTGGGAAATGCTTCTGTTCTTGAGCAGCTGACAGTAGAAGCAATATGGGGTGATGATGATTACGGGCGGATCTGTGAATGGGCAGAGGTAACCTCGAAGCGCTTTGGTAAGGTGATCACTGTCTTAGATGCCCCCCTTAACAGTGAGTAA
- the LOC109746088 gene encoding thaumatin-like protein 1b isoform X1: MGGALLLPLLSLLCFGFLKGARPSTFTVKNNCAYTVWPGILSNAGVAPPSTTGFALSPGESRAVAVADGWSGRMWGRTLCVQSSSSGAGFACATGDCGSGTVECSGRGAAPPATLAEFTLASIGGDDFYDVSLVDGFNLPVLVAPANGSCPTTDCPTDLNAQCPPELRVIVAGATVACRSACEAFGTEAYCCNGAHGTPAACAPTGYSRLFKAACPRAYSYAYDDATSTFTCAGGSAGYGVVFCPAGGSRYARWTCSARRGHLAHFDRFFFWTCACGQRSMHHARLVVVDLRHMNELYYIKLKLRERRFGSWPTWRSNF, from the exons ATGGGAGGAGCACTTCTTCTCCCTCTGCTCTCTCTGCTCTGCTTCGGCTTCCTCAAAG GAGCAAGGCCTTCGACGTTCACAGTGAAGAACAACTGCGCCTATACTGTGTGGCCGGGCATCCTCTCCAACGCCGGCGTGGCGCCGCCGTCCACCACCGGCTTCGCGCTCTCCCCGGGCGAGTCCCGTGCCGTGGCCGTCGCCGATGGCTGGTCCGGCCGCATGTGGGGCCGCACGCTCTGCGTGCAGAGCTCCTCCTCTGGCGCCGGCTTCGCCTGTGCTACCGGTGACTGCGGCTCTGGCACAGTCGAGTGCTCCGGCCGCGGCGCCGCTCCGCCGGCCACGCTGGCCGAGTTCACGCTCGCTTCCATCGGAGGCGACGACTTCTACGACGTGAGCCTCGTCGACGGCTTCAACCTGCCGGTGCTGGTCGCGCCGGCAAACGGGAGCTGCCCGACCACAGACTGCCCCACCGATCTGAACGCGCAGTGCCCGCCGGAGCTGCGCGTCATCGTGGCCGGCGCGACGGTGGCGTGCCGGAGCGCGTGCGAGGCGTTCGGGACGGAGGCGTACTGCTGCAACGGCGCGCACGGGACGCCGGCGGCGTGCGCGCCCACGGGCTACTCGCGGCTGTTCAAGGCCGCGTGCCCGCGCGCCTACAGCTACGCCTACGACGACGCGACGTCCACGTTCACGTGCGCCGGCGGCAGTGCCGGCTACGGCGTCGTGTTCTGCCCCGCCGGCGGGTCGAGGTACGCTCGTTGGACGTGCTCGGCACGTCGTGGCCATTTGGCACATTTCGATCGCTTCTTTTTCTGGACGTGTGCATGTGGACAGCGTAGCATGCATCATGCACGGCTTGTCGTCGTGGACTTGCGGCATATGAACGAATTATATTATATTAAGCTTAAATTAAGGGAGAGGCGTTTTGGATCTTGGCCTACATGGAGGTCgaatttttga